The following DNA comes from Pseudoalteromonas aliena SW19.
AACTTCAATTAGCTCTGGGTTTTTAAGTAGTTTTTTACTGAGTTCAAATACGCTGTCATCAAACGTAGCTGAAAAGAGTAAAGTTTGACGATCACCTGGAATATGACGCAATATACGTCTAATTTCATCAATAAAGCCCATATCAAGCATACGGTCTGCTTCATCAAATACGAGCGAATCTACACTTGAAAGTACAACGCTGCCTTTAACTATATGATCGAGCAGACGCCCTGGTGTGGCCACGATAACTTGTGCTGTTTTAAGCGCTTTTATTTGTGGGCCAATACTTACGCCACCATACGCCAAAGCACCATTGATATTAGTGCCTTGTGCGTATTTTTCAAAGCTGGCAAATACTTGCTGAGCAAGCTCTCGCGTTGGCGTTAAAATTACAACGCGGGCAAGTCCTGACTCATCTTTTTTGGGGGTATTTAAAAGCTTATGTAGCAAGGGTAAAACAAACGCGGCGGTTTTACCTGTGCCTGTTTGCGCACTGCCCATTACATCACTTCCCGCTAAAATAGGCGGAATAGTTTTAACCTGAATTGCGGTAGGTAGCGTGTAATTATTTTGCTCAATCGCTGTTAATAATAACGGGTCGAGATTAAGTGATGAGAACGTAGTGGCAGACATAGGCTTAGCTTTAAAATAACAAAGAGCGCTATTGTACGCATATTAACGCACTGCGTAAATTA
Coding sequences within:
- a CDS encoding DEAD/DEAH box helicase, with protein sequence MSATTFSSLNLDPLLLTAIEQNNYTLPTAIQVKTIPPILAGSDVMGSAQTGTGKTAAFVLPLLHKLLNTPKKDESGLARVVILTPTRELAQQVFASFEKYAQGTNINGALAYGGVSIGPQIKALKTAQVIVATPGRLLDHIVKGSVVLSSVDSLVFDEADRMLDMGFIDEIRRILRHIPGDRQTLLFSATFDDSVFELSKKLLKNPELIEVDKRNSAAVEVEQVIYAVDEDRKRELVSHMIGMKNWRQVLIFTRTKQMADQLAKEMCKDGLKTESIHGNKSQGARDRALQNFKEGVTRVLVATDVAARGLDISTLRYVINFELPYIAEDYVHRIGRTGRAGEQGLAMSLVSLDEQWLLEEIEVLLDTRLTPQWLEGYEPDPNKKPKDNRKNTNKSRKDRDKKRITGKREPSRRRK